The following are encoded together in the Pedobacter steynii genome:
- the rplO gene encoding 50S ribosomal protein L15: MNLSNLKPASGSTKNSKRIGRGTGSGRGGTSTRGHKGAGSRSGHKTKIGFEGGQMPLQRRVPKVGFKPINRVEYVSVNLDVLQGLAEKFSLTTIDFATLQDHGLAHKNDLVKILGRGEVKTKLEVKAHAFSATAQKAIEAVGGSIEKL; encoded by the coding sequence TCAGGTTCTACAAAAAACAGTAAGAGAATTGGTCGTGGTACCGGTTCGGGACGCGGTGGTACATCTACACGTGGACACAAAGGTGCTGGATCTCGTTCAGGTCATAAAACCAAAATTGGTTTTGAGGGTGGACAGATGCCATTACAACGTCGTGTACCTAAGGTAGGTTTCAAACCTATTAACCGTGTTGAATATGTAAGCGTTAACTTAGACGTATTACAAGGATTAGCAGAGAAATTTAGCTTAACTACAATTGATTTTGCTACATTGCAGGATCATGGTTTAGCTCATAAAAATGACCTTGTTAAAATTCTTGGTCGTGGTGAAGTTAAAACTAAGTTAGAAGTTAAAGCACATGCTTTTTCTGCAACCGCACAAAAAGCTATTGAGGCTGTTGGAGGCTCAATCGAAAAATTGTAA